The following are encoded together in the Proteiniphilum saccharofermentans genome:
- a CDS encoding sodium-translocating pyrophosphatase, with translation MNYFYLVPVASIVALIFAYYFFKRMMKESEGTEKMKTIARHVREGAMSYLKQQYKVVTAVFIVLALLFAVMAFFGLQNNWVPFAFLTGGFFSGLAGFFGMKTATYASARTANAVRRSLNSGLQVAFRSGAVMGLVVVGLALLDISAWYLILDHFVEDADAGHKLVMITTTMLTFGMGASTQALFARVGGGIYTKAADVGADLVGKVEAGIPEDDPRNPATIADNVGDNVGDVAGMGADLYESYCGSILSTAALGASAFIMNPSMQKNAVFAPMIIAAIGVFLSILGVFLVRTKENASVKQLMDSLNRGVNVSAILIAGATFGILYLLGFTNWLGLSFSVIAGLLAGIIIGQGTEYFTSHSYKPTRGIAASAQTGPATVIISGMGTGFISTVVPVVTIVLAIVISYLSAIRFDVQNMISAGNLSMGLYGIAIAAVGMLSTLGITLATDAYGPIADNAGGNAEMSGLEPEVRKRTDALDALGNTTAATGKGFAIGSAALTGLALLASYMEEVRIGMLRLGDDVLELADGDTVEVAKASFVDFMNYFQVTLMNPKVLAGIFLGSMMAFLFCGLTMNAVGRAAQKMVEEVRRQFREIKGIMTGETTPDYARCVAISTKGAQREMLLPSLLAIIIPILTGLIFGVAGVMGLLAGGLGAGFVLAVFMANSGGAWDNAKKYIEEGHLGGKGSEAHKATVVGDTVGDPFKDTSGPSLNILIKLMSMVAIVMAGLTAAWSLL, from the coding sequence ATGAATTACTTTTATCTTGTACCAGTCGCCTCTATTGTGGCGCTGATTTTTGCATATTACTTCTTTAAGAGAATGATGAAGGAGAGTGAGGGCACGGAGAAAATGAAAACCATTGCCCGTCACGTTCGAGAGGGTGCCATGTCGTACCTTAAACAACAGTACAAAGTGGTGACCGCAGTATTTATTGTGCTGGCTCTTCTTTTTGCTGTCATGGCTTTTTTCGGCCTACAAAACAATTGGGTGCCGTTCGCTTTTCTTACCGGTGGTTTTTTCTCGGGTCTGGCAGGGTTCTTCGGTATGAAGACGGCCACCTATGCGTCGGCCAGGACGGCCAATGCTGTACGCCGTTCGTTGAATAGCGGGCTACAGGTAGCATTCCGTTCGGGTGCCGTGATGGGGCTTGTGGTAGTAGGGCTGGCATTGCTCGATATCTCTGCATGGTACTTGATCCTGGATCACTTTGTGGAGGATGCCGATGCCGGGCATAAACTGGTTATGATTACCACCACCATGCTTACCTTTGGGATGGGGGCTTCTACACAAGCCTTGTTTGCCCGCGTAGGCGGCGGGATCTATACCAAGGCAGCCGATGTGGGTGCCGACCTGGTAGGGAAAGTAGAGGCTGGCATTCCGGAAGATGATCCGCGTAATCCGGCTACCATTGCCGATAATGTGGGAGACAATGTGGGAGACGTGGCAGGAATGGGTGCCGACCTCTATGAATCTTATTGCGGCTCTATCCTTTCCACGGCTGCATTAGGAGCATCGGCCTTTATAATGAATCCATCGATGCAGAAGAATGCCGTATTTGCCCCTATGATTATTGCCGCCATTGGTGTGTTTCTTTCCATTCTTGGGGTCTTTTTGGTAAGGACCAAAGAAAATGCTTCTGTAAAACAATTGATGGATTCTCTTAACCGGGGGGTGAATGTGAGCGCGATCCTGATCGCCGGTGCCACATTTGGTATATTGTACCTGCTGGGTTTCACGAACTGGTTGGGCTTGTCCTTCTCCGTAATCGCCGGTCTCCTTGCCGGGATTATCATCGGGCAGGGCACTGAATATTTCACATCACATTCATACAAGCCGACAAGAGGTATTGCTGCCAGTGCCCAAACCGGCCCTGCTACAGTAATCATCTCCGGAATGGGAACAGGGTTTATATCCACGGTAGTGCCGGTGGTTACCATTGTGTTGGCTATTGTGATTTCCTACCTTTCCGCCATTCGTTTCGATGTGCAGAATATGATCTCTGCAGGCAACCTGAGTATGGGATTATACGGTATCGCCATTGCTGCGGTGGGGATGCTCTCCACACTGGGAATTACCCTGGCTACCGATGCTTATGGCCCTATCGCCGATAATGCCGGTGGAAATGCGGAGATGAGCGGGCTGGAGCCGGAAGTGAGAAAGCGTACCGACGCGCTGGATGCATTGGGAAATACTACTGCCGCTACCGGCAAAGGATTTGCCATAGGATCGGCGGCACTCACCGGACTGGCGTTACTGGCATCCTATATGGAGGAGGTACGGATCGGCATGCTTCGCCTGGGTGACGATGTGCTTGAATTGGCAGACGGAGACACAGTGGAGGTGGCCAAAGCCAGTTTTGTCGATTTTATGAACTATTTCCAGGTTACATTGATGAATCCGAAAGTACTCGCGGGCATTTTCCTCGGATCGATGATGGCCTTCCTTTTCTGTGGACTCACGATGAATGCCGTGGGCAGGGCGGCACAAAAAATGGTGGAAGAGGTACGCCGCCAGTTCCGTGAAATAAAAGGGATAATGACAGGAGAAACTACGCCCGACTATGCGCGCTGTGTGGCTATCTCTACCAAGGGGGCACAGCGGGAGATGTTGTTGCCTTCGCTGTTGGCCATTATCATACCCATATTGACCGGTTTGATTTTTGGTGTAGCCGGAGTAATGGGGCTACTGGCAGGCGGTTTGGGTGCCGGTTTCGTGCTTGCCGTCTTTATGGCCAATTCAGGTGGAGCCTGGGATAATGCCAAGAAATATATCGAAGAGGGTCATTTGGGCGGAAAAGGAAGCGAAGCGCACAAGGCCACTGTGGTGGGTGATACTGTCGGTGATCCGTTTAAAGATACTTCCGGCCCCTCCCTCAATATCCTTATCAAGCTAATGAGCATGGTGGCGATCGTGATGGCCGGTTTAACAGCAGCATGGAGCCTCCTGTAG
- a CDS encoding IS1595 family transposase has product MNILDFAINYPDEESCRKKFKEQRDQMGVTCRHCNCKEHYWLENKQAYECKRCRARQTLRSGTVMQHSNLPYRYWFVAMHLLTATKGSFSAAELQRQLGHKRYQPIWEMVNKLRDVMGKRDDEYTLEGAIELDDAFFSTEISLQERDKPLKRGRGSQKKTKVLVMAESKTVENPKPGKKPKKVRYLKMKVINDLKAGTITRNVKEHVESTADLTTDDSTSYTKLKEHVHSHTASVIPHEDLSNVLPWVHTAISNAKRQLLGVYYKIKPEYLQYYLNQFCYKFNRRYFGENQFERLLIAAVTYAPDFKSRIYNRNYCG; this is encoded by the coding sequence ATGAATATCCTGGATTTTGCTATAAATTACCCCGATGAGGAATCCTGTCGGAAAAAATTCAAAGAACAAAGAGACCAAATGGGAGTAACCTGTCGGCATTGCAATTGTAAAGAACATTATTGGCTGGAAAACAAGCAGGCCTATGAATGCAAGCGTTGTCGCGCACGCCAAACCTTGCGTTCAGGCACCGTCATGCAGCACTCCAACCTGCCTTACCGTTACTGGTTCGTGGCCATGCACCTGCTCACGGCGACCAAGGGCTCCTTTTCCGCGGCGGAGCTGCAGCGCCAGCTGGGGCACAAGCGTTACCAGCCCATATGGGAAATGGTCAATAAACTGCGTGACGTGATGGGCAAACGCGATGATGAGTACACCCTTGAGGGAGCCATCGAGTTGGACGACGCCTTCTTTTCCACCGAAATATCCCTTCAAGAGAGGGACAAACCGTTGAAGCGCGGCCGCGGGAGCCAAAAAAAGACCAAAGTGCTGGTAATGGCTGAAAGCAAAACCGTTGAAAACCCCAAACCGGGTAAGAAACCCAAGAAGGTCAGATACCTGAAGATGAAAGTCATCAACGACTTGAAAGCCGGTACAATTACAAGGAATGTCAAAGAGCACGTTGAAAGCACGGCGGACCTGACCACCGATGACTCAACTTCTTACACTAAATTGAAAGAGCATGTCCATTCACATACGGCATCCGTTATTCCACACGAGGATCTTTCCAATGTGCTGCCCTGGGTCCATACCGCGATCAGCAATGCCAAACGACAGCTCTTGGGCGTGTATTACAAGATAAAACCGGAATACTTGCAATATTATCTCAACCAGTTCTGTTATAAATTCAACAGGCGTTACTTCGGGGAAAACCAGTTTGAAAGACTGTTGATAGCCGCTGTAACGTATGCTCCTGATTTCAAGTCAAGAATTTACAATAGGAACTATTGCGGATAA
- a CDS encoding ROK family transcriptional regulator — protein MVKNFLLKSDKSPKNVQIKKDIINHFITTGNDTIAELSKELDLSVPTITKFIAELKDQGLIAEFGKIQTTGGRHPSVYGLNPTSAYFVGVDMSRHHLNIALMDFTGNIVEYQMSIPYTYENTTESFDLLCDHIQKFIDKTGELKKKIFNISLNISGRVNPESGYSYSSFYFSENPISETLTKKLNYNVGIDNDTRAMAYGEYMKGVSEGEQNVIFVNISWGLGIGIIIDGKPYYGKSGFSGEFGHFPIFENEILCHCGKKGCLETEASGLAIHRMVMERISKGESTLLTEQIKDINKLTLTDIIKATNMEDPLCIEIVEEVGYKLGKYIAGLINIFNPELVIIGGQVAETEGFIMLPIRSSIRKHSLNLVNKDTRIVTSKLKNKAGIIGACMIARSRLFNE, from the coding sequence ATGGTAAAGAATTTTCTTTTAAAAAGCGATAAAAGCCCGAAAAATGTTCAGATAAAGAAAGACATTATCAATCACTTTATCACTACAGGGAATGACACCATCGCCGAATTATCCAAAGAGCTCGACCTCAGTGTACCCACTATAACCAAATTTATAGCCGAACTCAAGGATCAGGGATTGATAGCCGAGTTCGGCAAGATTCAGACGACCGGCGGGAGACATCCGAGCGTGTACGGATTAAATCCTACTTCCGCTTATTTTGTAGGAGTGGATATGAGCCGGCATCACCTGAACATAGCTCTGATGGATTTTACTGGAAATATAGTTGAATATCAGATGAGTATTCCCTACACTTATGAAAATACAACGGAATCATTTGATCTTCTTTGCGACCACATCCAGAAATTTATTGACAAGACTGGAGAACTCAAAAAAAAGATTTTCAACATCAGCCTGAATATCTCAGGCCGTGTAAATCCCGAATCGGGATATAGTTACAGCAGTTTTTATTTCAGCGAAAACCCTATCAGTGAAACACTTACAAAAAAGTTAAATTACAATGTAGGAATTGATAACGACACGCGTGCCATGGCCTATGGCGAGTATATGAAGGGTGTATCGGAAGGGGAACAGAATGTCATTTTTGTAAATATTTCCTGGGGGTTGGGTATTGGTATTATTATCGACGGCAAGCCCTATTACGGGAAATCAGGTTTTTCCGGTGAATTCGGCCATTTTCCGATTTTCGAGAATGAGATTCTCTGTCATTGCGGGAAAAAAGGATGCCTCGAAACAGAAGCATCCGGTTTAGCAATACACAGAATGGTGATGGAGCGTATCTCGAAAGGAGAAAGTACTCTCCTCACAGAGCAGATAAAAGATATCAATAAACTCACCCTTACCGACATTATCAAGGCCACCAATATGGAAGATCCTCTCTGTATCGAGATCGTGGAAGAGGTGGGGTATAAATTGGGTAAATATATTGCCGGCCTCATCAATATCTTCAATCCGGAGTTGGTAATTATTGGCGGACAAGTAGCCGAAACAGAAGGATTTATCATGCTACCCATACGGAGTTCCATCAGAAAACACTCCTTGAATCTGGTCAATAAAGATACCCGGATCGTGACATCAAAACTGAAGAATAAGGCCGGGATCATCGGTGCCTGCATGATTGCCCGAAGCCGCCTGTTTAACGAATAA
- a CDS encoding S46 family peptidase has product MKKLVLYLLLCCSFIFTASADEGMWMLHLLKQQKLAEMQKLGLELEDYDIYDPDGISLKDAVVFFGRGCTGEVISSEGLVLTNHHCGYGQIQNHSSLENNYLDDGFWAMTRTEELPNPGLTVAFIDRMEDVTDYVKQCLERDKKQDTDGVFFLSPSYLNRIAREKAGEELLAVPGTEVEIKPFFNGNQYYMFTKKIYSDIRLVGAPPSSIGKFGADTDNWMWPRHTGDFALFRIYADKEGNPADYSPENVPLKPKRWLKISAGGVEESDFAMIMGFPGTTHKYYTSWEVAERRDIDNRVRIDMREVRQKAMLEEMLNDPAVKIQYAAKYSGSTNAYKNAIGTNWAIDMRDFEQLKLEQQNRLSEWAKNNRKPEYIEALKEIERIVDERADLRYRSWMLNEGIIRAVEFANVPQRGWNMLTQAVDSAAAEGADSNVPDGIEDAVLQLEQDYNLFADKDYNIDVDKRVSVAMLTEYTRLIGIEKQPAFFNILYTRFNGDVEAFIDYIFDRSLFGNRENWDLFYSDPRAFISDKAKMEQLRNDPMFLFARSVTEEALSLGTQLSKYDVPFSLARRTYMEGILAMDGPYTHFPDANLTLRLTYGQVKGYQPRDAVTYAHQTTLKGVMEKEDPDNWEFVVAEKLKTLYLEKDFGSYALADGNMPVNFVATTHTTGGNSGSPVLNGKGDLIGINFDRNWEGVGGDIQYLPDYQRSIIVDIRYVLFVIDKFAGADHLIEELELFR; this is encoded by the coding sequence ATGAAGAAATTGGTGTTATATCTGCTCCTGTGTTGCTCATTTATCTTTACTGCTTCTGCCGATGAGGGGATGTGGATGCTCCATCTGTTGAAACAACAAAAGTTAGCCGAGATGCAGAAACTTGGGCTGGAACTGGAGGACTACGATATTTATGATCCTGACGGTATTTCATTGAAGGATGCAGTCGTCTTTTTCGGAAGAGGATGTACAGGAGAAGTAATCTCGTCAGAGGGATTGGTACTCACCAATCATCACTGTGGGTATGGGCAGATACAGAATCATAGTTCTTTAGAAAATAATTATCTGGATGACGGTTTCTGGGCAATGACCAGAACCGAAGAACTTCCCAACCCCGGGTTGACTGTTGCCTTTATCGACCGTATGGAAGATGTGACCGATTATGTGAAACAGTGCCTTGAAAGGGATAAAAAGCAAGATACCGATGGTGTTTTCTTTCTTTCGCCCTCTTATCTTAACCGGATTGCACGGGAGAAAGCAGGAGAGGAACTCCTGGCCGTCCCCGGTACCGAAGTGGAGATAAAGCCTTTCTTTAACGGTAATCAATACTATATGTTTACCAAAAAGATCTATTCTGATATTCGCCTTGTTGGTGCTCCGCCGAGTTCCATCGGCAAGTTTGGTGCCGATACCGATAACTGGATGTGGCCACGCCATACGGGCGATTTTGCGTTGTTCCGTATCTATGCTGACAAAGAGGGAAATCCGGCCGATTACTCGCCGGAGAATGTACCGCTAAAACCCAAACGATGGTTGAAAATATCTGCCGGAGGGGTTGAAGAGAGCGACTTTGCGATGATTATGGGATTTCCCGGTACAACCCATAAGTACTATACCTCATGGGAAGTAGCCGAACGAAGAGATATCGATAACAGGGTACGTATCGATATGCGGGAAGTGCGCCAGAAGGCTATGTTGGAGGAGATGCTGAACGATCCGGCTGTAAAGATCCAGTATGCAGCTAAATATTCCGGCTCCACCAATGCCTATAAAAATGCCATTGGTACCAACTGGGCTATTGATATGCGCGATTTCGAACAGTTGAAGCTGGAACAGCAGAATCGTTTGTCGGAATGGGCAAAAAATAATCGAAAACCTGAATATATTGAGGCGCTGAAAGAAATTGAACGAATAGTTGATGAAAGAGCCGATCTACGTTACAGAAGCTGGATGCTCAATGAAGGAATCATACGGGCTGTGGAATTTGCCAATGTGCCTCAAAGGGGATGGAATATGCTGACACAAGCGGTGGACAGTGCTGCGGCCGAAGGTGCGGATTCCAACGTTCCGGATGGTATAGAGGACGCAGTCCTGCAACTGGAGCAGGATTATAACTTATTTGCCGATAAAGATTACAATATTGATGTAGATAAAAGGGTTTCTGTGGCCATGCTCACCGAATATACCCGGTTGATTGGCATTGAAAAACAACCTGCTTTCTTCAATATTCTTTATACCCGGTTCAATGGGGATGTGGAGGCATTTATTGATTATATTTTTGATCGGTCTCTATTTGGAAACAGGGAGAATTGGGACTTGTTTTATTCCGATCCCCGGGCGTTCATCTCCGATAAGGCTAAGATGGAGCAACTGAGGAATGATCCTATGTTCCTGTTTGCCCGTTCGGTGACCGAAGAAGCACTTTCGCTCGGCACTCAACTAAGTAAATACGATGTACCGTTCTCCCTGGCGCGCCGTACCTATATGGAAGGGATTCTTGCCATGGACGGACCCTATACCCATTTTCCCGATGCTAATCTTACATTGAGGCTTACTTACGGGCAGGTGAAAGGCTACCAGCCCCGTGATGCGGTCACTTATGCCCATCAGACCACTCTGAAAGGTGTGATGGAAAAAGAGGATCCTGATAACTGGGAGTTTGTTGTGGCGGAAAAACTGAAAACTCTTTACCTGGAAAAGGATTTCGGTAGCTATGCCCTGGCCGACGGTAATATGCCGGTCAATTTCGTGGCTACTACCCATACTACAGGCGGTAACTCCGGAAGCCCTGTGTTGAACGGTAAAGGAGACCTGATCGGGATCAATTTTGACCGGAACTGGGAAGGAGTAGGAGGGGATATACAGTATTTACCCGATTACCAGAGAAGTATCATCGTAGATATCCGATATGTGCTTTTTGTGATCGATAAGTTCGCAGGAGCCGACCATCTGATAGAAGAGTTGGAACTATTTCGTTAA
- a CDS encoding glutaminase, whose protein sequence is MHYETLFQEIHSELQSVEDPGQVGDYIPELAHVNPDQFGVHLTTVGGEEFAFGDAEKRFSIQSIAKVFTFVLAYSRIKSSIWERTGLEPAGTPFNSLVQLEYDRGIPRNPFINAGAIVICDILASELASPKENILSFIHRITGTDSIDYNSKVALSEKKTGYRNYALVNLMKSFANIKNDIDRVMDIYFHICSIEMSCKELCRSFLFLANNGIVPFSGEQILTASRTKRVNALMQTCGFYDEAGEFTFKVGLPGKSGVGGGIVAVHPEKYTIAVWSPRLNKKGNSFKGMLFLEELTSRTSSSIF, encoded by the coding sequence ATGCATTACGAAACACTCTTTCAGGAAATTCACAGTGAGTTGCAGTCGGTAGAAGACCCCGGACAGGTAGGCGATTACATCCCTGAGTTAGCACATGTAAATCCCGATCAGTTCGGCGTGCATCTCACAACTGTCGGAGGTGAAGAATTTGCTTTCGGGGATGCAGAAAAGCGCTTTTCCATTCAAAGTATAGCCAAAGTATTCACCTTTGTTCTTGCTTATTCACGTATAAAGAGCAGTATCTGGGAACGCACCGGGCTAGAGCCGGCGGGGACTCCGTTCAACTCTCTGGTTCAGTTGGAGTACGACAGGGGCATACCGCGTAACCCGTTTATCAACGCCGGTGCCATTGTGATCTGTGATATTCTTGCGAGTGAACTGGCTTCTCCAAAAGAAAATATCCTGTCGTTCATCCACAGAATAACGGGAACTGACAGTATCGACTATAATTCCAAAGTGGCACTATCGGAGAAAAAAACCGGTTACAGAAACTATGCCCTGGTTAACCTGATGAAATCATTCGCCAACATCAAAAATGATATCGACAGGGTGATGGATATTTATTTCCATATCTGCTCTATTGAGATGAGTTGCAAAGAGCTTTGCCGATCTTTTCTCTTTCTTGCCAACAACGGGATTGTTCCATTTTCCGGCGAACAAATACTCACTGCGAGTCGCACCAAAAGAGTCAATGCGCTCATGCAGACCTGCGGCTTTTACGATGAAGCCGGAGAGTTCACCTTTAAAGTGGGGTTACCCGGAAAAAGTGGTGTGGGCGGGGGTATAGTGGCAGTCCATCCGGAAAAGTACACCATTGCCGTATGGAGTCCACGACTCAACAAAAAAGGAAATTCGTTCAAGGGGATGTTGTTCCTGGAAGAGTTGACCTCCAGAACCAGCTCTTCCATTTTTTAA
- a CDS encoding coiled-coil domain-containing protein, with the protein MKINLKERTPQLIAVIGVLVIVMAILIGFLITRNTQMSEMQQQFTIDKQELEDEYEAISLQYEGFKFSVQNDSLLYKLENEQAKVLRLQEELRMTKASDQAEIKRLKDELATLRKILRSYVQQIDSLNRLNEQLRAENRQITDQYQKTTQTLRQVSQEREQLSERVSLAAQLVATNISAKAVNDRGRDQSRLSRSTQFVVSFTIARNITAEPGERTVYVRMMTPDGSVLSKSPSNTFPYENGNILYSMKRIVEYGGEEMPVTMYWDIEEFLMPGTYKADIFADGHHIGSYSFDMKD; encoded by the coding sequence ATGAAGATAAACTTAAAAGAACGCACGCCACAGCTGATTGCCGTAATAGGTGTCCTCGTCATTGTGATGGCTATTCTCATCGGATTTCTCATCACCAGGAATACACAGATGAGTGAGATGCAGCAACAGTTCACTATCGATAAACAGGAATTGGAGGATGAATATGAAGCCATTTCATTGCAATACGAAGGGTTTAAGTTCAGTGTCCAGAACGACTCGCTGTTATATAAACTGGAGAATGAACAGGCAAAGGTGCTTCGTCTACAGGAAGAGCTTCGAATGACCAAAGCGAGCGATCAGGCTGAAATCAAACGGCTGAAGGATGAGCTGGCCACATTGCGCAAAATTCTTCGTTCCTATGTGCAGCAGATTGATTCGCTCAACAGGCTCAATGAGCAACTGCGAGCGGAAAACCGGCAGATTACCGATCAATATCAGAAAACCACTCAAACCCTCAGGCAGGTATCCCAGGAGCGGGAACAACTCTCGGAAAGAGTATCGTTGGCAGCGCAATTGGTAGCCACGAACATCAGCGCCAAGGCGGTAAATGACAGGGGCAGGGACCAGTCGCGCCTGAGCCGGAGCACGCAGTTTGTAGTTTCCTTCACCATTGCCCGCAATATCACCGCGGAGCCTGGAGAGCGCACCGTATACGTCCGCATGATGACACCCGACGGATCGGTCCTCTCAAAAAGCCCGTCCAACACCTTCCCTTATGAGAACGGAAATATTCTTTATTCGATGAAACGCATCGTAGAATACGGCGGCGAGGAAATGCCGGTCACCATGTACTGGGATATTGAAGAATTTCTCATGCCCGGCACTTACAAAGCCGATATCTTTGCCGATGGACATCATATCGGTTCGTATAGTTTCGATATGAAAGATTAG